From the Candidatus Bathyarchaeia archaeon genome, one window contains:
- a CDS encoding GTP-binding protein — protein MGLPEKIKQIEEEMKKTQINKKTEHHIGLLKAKLARLHEELESSTSKGGGPAFEIRKGGDATVVLIGLPSVGKSTILNRLTNAKSKVAAYAFTTLTVVPGILRLNGADIQILDLPGIISGASSGRGRGRRVLSVARNADLVLLVLDVFQPGQIQLLKNELHGMGIRIDQKPPDVVINRGSKGGLALTTSVKLTKLTPATVKGIVEAYGISNGGILVREDVTDEQLIDVLTGNRRYVPSLVVLNKVDLVNEQYLAAAKKQIGCDFVPISAEKGLNMDLLAERIWETLNFIRIYLKRPDGDADFEKPLILPAGSTLRDVCKKISPRFVEGAKYAFVSGSSVKFTGQRVSLDHVPADKDVVTIMR, from the coding sequence GCCTTCTCAAAGCCAAACTTGCCCGGTTGCACGAGGAGCTGGAAAGCTCCACCTCCAAGGGTGGAGGCCCAGCCTTCGAGATTCGCAAAGGAGGCGATGCGACAGTCGTTCTCATTGGATTGCCCAGTGTCGGCAAGTCGACCATTCTGAATCGGTTGACAAATGCGAAGTCCAAAGTTGCGGCATATGCTTTCACAACTCTCACCGTTGTCCCTGGGATTCTACGCCTCAACGGGGCGGATATCCAGATCCTCGACCTTCCAGGAATCATCAGCGGCGCGTCTTCGGGACGAGGTAGAGGGAGGAGAGTTCTTTCGGTTGCACGAAATGCAGACCTTGTCCTATTGGTCTTAGACGTGTTTCAGCCGGGACAGATACAATTGTTGAAGAATGAGCTTCACGGCATGGGCATTCGGATCGACCAGAAGCCTCCCGATGTAGTCATCAACAGGGGCAGTAAGGGAGGGCTAGCTCTCACTACAAGCGTCAAGCTGACGAAGCTGACCCCGGCAACTGTCAAGGGAATAGTGGAGGCTTACGGGATTAGTAATGGGGGAATTTTGGTGCGAGAGGATGTCACGGACGAGCAACTGATTGATGTATTGACCGGAAACCGAAGATACGTTCCATCTTTGGTGGTTTTGAACAAGGTTGATCTTGTGAATGAGCAATACCTTGCGGCCGCGAAGAAACAGATTGGATGCGATTTCGTCCCCATTTCGGCCGAGAAGGGATTGAACATGGATCTTCTCGCTGAGAGAATCTGGGAGACTCTCAATTTCATACGAATCTATCTGAAACGTCCTGATGGTGACGCGGACTTCGAGAAACCTCTTATTCTTCCTGCTGGCTCGACCTTGCGAGATGTCTGCAAAAAGATCAGTCCACGATTTGTCGAGGGAGCCAAGTACGCTTTCGTTTCAGGATCAAGCGTAAAATTCACTGGTCAAAGGGTGAGTCTCGACCATGTTCCCGCTGACAAAGATGTCGTCACGATCATGCGATGA